Part of the Leifsonia soli genome is shown below.
GCTTTCGCTCAGGGGATGATCGTCCCGCCGGGCCCGCTGCTGTTCGTCGGCGGACAGAACGGGGTGGATGCGGAGGGCGCCCTGCTCGACGGCCTCGCCGCGCAGACGGAGCAGGCGCTGCGCAACCTCCTGGCCGTCCTCGCCGAGGCGGGAAGCGGTCCGGAGCAGGTGGCGAAGCTCACCATCCATCTGGCCCCGGGAATCGACCCGACCGATGCGTACGGGGCGACGCGGGCCGTCTGGGGCGACCACCGGACGGCGGTGACGGTGCTGGCCGTCGCTCCCGCCCGGCCGGGGGCGCTGGTGGAGATCGACGCGGTCGCAGCCGTTCCGCGCTAGCTCGGCTACTGACCCCGCTCGTCTACTGGCCCCGCTCGGCTATTGGCCCCGCTCGTCTGGGCCGTCGAACTCGGACAGCTCCTCGACGACCTCGTCGCCCTCGAGCGCGGTGTCGTCACGGCTGTCGTCGGCCGCGTCGTCCCCGGTCGGGCCGCGGAAGGCGCCGGTCCCTTCGTCGAGGGTGCCCTGGCCGTCGGGGTAGCCCGCGTCGTCCGGGTACTCGGAGCGGTCGGTGTTCGCTGTCTCGTCCATGTCGTCCTTCCGTGTCGTGTAGGTATCATCCACCGCCGGGGCTCACCGGCACACCCCCGGACGGCGCGTCGCGCGGCGTCGGAACGGAGGGGAGGTGCGGCGGGTCTGCGCCCACCCGGGTCACGGGCCGGCCGGGACTGGGTTAGGGTCGTGTGGTGGTGGATGGTGGTGTTGTTCCCGACGCGTCGGAGCTTCGGCGGCTCGAAGAGTGCGTGAAGGAGCCGATCCGTACGCCGGGCCGGATCCAGTCGTTCGGGATGCTGCTGGTCGTCAACGTCGCGACCTACGAGATCGTGACCGCGAGCGAGAACGCGGCGCACTGGCTGGGCCGTTCCGTCTCGGAGCTCGGCAGCCCCACCCTCGAATGGAGCATCGCCGCGGAGACGCACGGCGACCCGGTGCGCGTCGACCTGCAGGGCGAGCCGTACGACGCGGTGACGCACCGCCTCGGCACGCAGGTCGTCATCGAGCTGGAGCCGGCGACCGGCACCCCGGACCTCCCGACCGCCTCCGTCGTCGGTGCCATCCGGTCGCTGGGGCTCGTGGCGAGCGCGGAGGAGCTGCGCCAGGCGGCGGCCGAGGAGGTCAAGCGGATCAGCGGGTTCGACCGCGTCATGGTCTACCGCTTCTTCGACGACGGCCACGGCGAGGTCGCCGGTGAGGCGTCCGAGGCCGACATGGAGTCGTACCGCGGCCTGCACTTCCCGGCATCCGACATCCCGCAGCAGGCGCGCTCGCTCTACCTGACCAAGCTGTCGCGGCAGATCGTGAGCACGGAGGACCCGGGAACCCCGCTGGTCTCCGTCGACGAGAACGTGCCGCCGCTCGACCTCAGCAGCGGGGAGTTGCGCGCCGTGTCGCCGCATCACCTGCAGTTCATGCGGAACATGGGGCAGGCGTCCACGGTCTCCTTCTCGCTCATCGAGGACGACCGGCTGACCGGCATGATCACCTGTGCGCACCGCACCGAGCGACGGATGCCCATCCTGCTCCGCCGCGCTCTGGAGGTGCTGGCCACGCAGCTGACCCTGCAGCTGGCCGCGCTCGAGTCGATCGCCCGGCTGCGCCGCGACCTCACCATCCGCGAGCAGCGGGCGGCGGTGCTCGCGGGCATCCCGTCGTCCGACGACGCTCTGCTGACCCTGGTCGATGGCGGCGCCGAGCTGTGCCGGCTGGTGGGCGCCGACGGCGCCGTGCTGGCTCTGGACGGCGTCAGCCGCAGCATCGGCGATGTCCCGCAGATCGACCGCAGTCTGCTGCTCTCCGCCGTCGGCATCGAGCCCTTCCACACGAGCGAACTGCAGCGCACCCATCCCGCCCTCGCTGCGCTGATGCCGGGGTTCGCCGGACTCCTGGTCGTCCCGGTCGGAACACACGGCGTCCTGCTGTTCTTCCGCCACGAGGTCACGCAGGTGATCCGCTGGCTCGGCGACCAGACCCCGGAGAACCGCGACACCGCGCTGTCGCCCCGCAACTCCTTCTCCGAGTGGCGGCAGAGCGTGGAGGGCACCGCGCTGGCGTGGGGGTCGATCCCCGAGGAGGGGCGTGAACTCGGGCGCGACCTGGCCAGAGCACTCGATCGACGTCAGGAGGCGCGACTCGCCCAGCTGGCGCTGATCGACCACCTGACGGGGCTGCACAACCGCCGTTCCCTGGAGCACCGTCTCGAGTCGGCGGTCGTGGACGGGCACGACGGCGTGCTGCTCTTCCTCGATCTCGACGGCTTCAAGGCCGTCAACGACCGGCACGGTCACGAGACCGGCGACGCCGTGCTGCGAGCGGTCGCCGACCGTCTCACGGGCGGCAGCCGGGCGTCGGATGTGATCTCGCGTCTCGCGGGCGACGAGTTCGTGGTCCTCAGCGTCGGGGTCGCCCAGGAGGACGGCGAGCGGTTCGCGGCGCGGCTGGTGCGCGAGATCGCCCAGCCCATCGACACCGCGCGCGGTCCGATGACCGTCACGGCATCGTGCGGTGTGCTCCCGCTCGGAGCGGGGCTGACGGCGAAGCAGCTGCTCGACGCGGCCGACGCTGCCATGTACCGCGCGAAGAAGCAGGGACGCAACCGCGTCTCCCTCTGATCCGTTGCCGGAGCGGCGCCGGCGCGTGCCCCGGCACTGCCGCATCCGCCGTCTTTCGCGGTCGCCCGCGCATCCGGCACGATGACCGTGCGCATGGTGGGGGAGACGGGATCCGTGCGCAGAGGTGCCCGGCGCTCTCCGTCGCGGCGGGCACCTCGCCACCTCGGCGCTGCGCGCGGGTATCGTCGGGCGCATGCCCGACCCGATGCACTTC
Proteins encoded:
- a CDS encoding RidA family protein, whose amino-acid sequence is MTETPTPVDPPGLYRSPAFAQGMIVPPGPLLFVGGQNGVDAEGALLDGLAAQTEQALRNLLAVLAEAGSGPEQVAKLTIHLAPGIDPTDAYGATRAVWGDHRTAVTVLAVAPARPGALVEIDAVAAVPR
- a CDS encoding diguanylate cyclase domain-containing protein, which produces MKEPIRTPGRIQSFGMLLVVNVATYEIVTASENAAHWLGRSVSELGSPTLEWSIAAETHGDPVRVDLQGEPYDAVTHRLGTQVVIELEPATGTPDLPTASVVGAIRSLGLVASAEELRQAAAEEVKRISGFDRVMVYRFFDDGHGEVAGEASEADMESYRGLHFPASDIPQQARSLYLTKLSRQIVSTEDPGTPLVSVDENVPPLDLSSGELRAVSPHHLQFMRNMGQASTVSFSLIEDDRLTGMITCAHRTERRMPILLRRALEVLATQLTLQLAALESIARLRRDLTIREQRAAVLAGIPSSDDALLTLVDGGAELCRLVGADGAVLALDGVSRSIGDVPQIDRSLLLSAVGIEPFHTSELQRTHPALAALMPGFAGLLVVPVGTHGVLLFFRHEVTQVIRWLGDQTPENRDTALSPRNSFSEWRQSVEGTALAWGSIPEEGRELGRDLARALDRRQEARLAQLALIDHLTGLHNRRSLEHRLESAVVDGHDGVLLFLDLDGFKAVNDRHGHETGDAVLRAVADRLTGGSRASDVISRLAGDEFVVLSVGVAQEDGERFAARLVREIAQPIDTARGPMTVTASCGVLPLGAGLTAKQLLDAADAAMYRAKKQGRNRVSL